One region of Trichoderma breve strain T069 chromosome 7 map unlocalized scaffold00007, whole genome shotgun sequence genomic DNA includes:
- a CDS encoding cytochrome p450 domain-containing protein → MALKVMLATALLGGAGWTYLGQDAWSRASFVQAAAVLLLAQVFVYHGIWSLFVYPFWFSPLRHLPTASGGHWLLGHGKKILAAKPAVLFREWALNIPNDGLIRYYWLLNRERLLITSPKALAEVLVTNNYAFQKPENVRSMLGRVLGYGVLLAEGDEHKRQRRNLMPAFAFRHIKDLYPVFWGKAREVVQAMTTECGKLGEAEFEAGEWASRVTLDIIGVAGLGRDFHAIQDDNSDIVQTYKFLFKPRPPAKFLVFLATLVPTWLLQRLPLERNRAIDGAAQKIKSVCRDLIREKREKMMAHKGRTDVDILSVAIESGQFTDENLVDQLMTFLAAGHETTSTALTWAIYELARSPEMQTRLRNEIREKLPSTDDADAKITSLDIDHMPYLNAVCNESLRFFSPVPMTIREATHDTTIQGVPVKKGTRLTISPFAVNVDPKLWGGDASQFNPDRWISAEGVSDESNKRAASGGAESNYAFLSFLHGPRSCIGMGFAKGEFACLLAAWIGRFEFELVNKEEMDLDKIDIRGGVTAKPANGLYVKAKVVPGY, encoded by the exons atggcgctCAAGGTGATGCTGGCCACGGCCCTCCTCGGCGGCGCGGGATGGACGTATTTGGGCCAGGATGCGTGGTCTCGGGCGTCGTTTGTccaggcggcggcggttctgctgctggcgcaGGTGTTTGTGTATCACGGCATCTGGTCGCTGTTTGTGTATCCCTTCTGGTTCTCGCCGCTGCGGCATCTTCCCACAGCGTCCGGCGGCCACTGGCTGTTAGGCCACGGAAAGAAGATCTTGGCCGCTAAGCCTGCGGTGTTGTTTAGAGAGTG GGCTTTGAATATCCCCAACGATGGGCTCATCCGCTACTACTGGCTCCTCAACCGCGAGCGTCTACTCATCACCTCTCCGAAGGCCTTGGCCGAGGTACTCGTAACAAACAATTACGCTTTCCAGAAACCCGAGAATGTCAGGTCCATGCTCGGCCGCGTTCTGGGCTATGGCGTGCTGTTGGCCGAGGGAGACGAGCACAAGCGCCAGCGTCGCAACTTGATGCCGGCCTTTGCGTTCCGACACATTAAGGATCTGTATCCTGTCTTCTGGGGCAAGGCGCGCGAGGTGGTCCAGGCCATGACGACTGAATGCGGCAAGCTCGGCGAGGCAGAGTTCGAGGCCGGCGAGTGGGCGTCCAGAGTCACCCTCGACATCATTGGCGTCGCCGGCCTCGGCAGAGACTTTCACGCGATCCAGGATGACAACAGCGACATTGTCCAGACGTACAAGTTTCTGTTCAAGCCCAGGCCGCCGGCGAAGTTCCTGGTGTTCCTGGCAACTCTGGTGCCCACATGGCTGCTTCAACGCCTACCTCTGGAGCGAAACAGGGCTATTGATGGGGCAGCCCAAAAGATCAAGTCCGTGTGCCGGGATCTCAtccgagagaagagagaaaagatgatgGCCCACAAGGGCCGCACAGATGTGGACATTCTCTCCGTGGCGATTGAGAGCGGGCAATTCACCGACGAAAACCTGGTCGACCAGCTCATGACGTTCCTGGCCGCCGGTCATGAgacgacgtcgacggcgCTGACATGGGCCATTTATGAGCTCGCCCGCTCGCCCGAGATGCAGACGCGGCTGCGCAACGAGATTCGCGAGAAGCTGCCTTCTACGGACGATGCCGACGCCAAGATTACGAGCCTGGACATTGATCACATGCCGTACCTCAACGCGGTGTGCAATGAGTCGTTACGATTCTTCAGCCCTGTTCCCATGACCATTCGCGAGGCTACTCACGATACTACCATTCAGGGCGTGCCCGTCAAGAAGGGCACTCGCTTGACCATCTCGCCCTTTGCGGTCAACGTCGATCCGAAGCTCTGGGGAGGGGATGCTTCTCAGTTCAACCCGGACCGGTGGATTTCCGCTGAGGGAGTTTCTGACGAGAGCAACAAGAGAGCGGCGAGCGGTGGTGCTGAGAGTAACTATGCGTTCCTGTCGTTCCTTCACGGACCGCGTAGTTGTATTGGCATGGGGTTCGCCAAGGGGGAGTTTGCGTGTTTGTTGGCGGCTTGGATTGGTAGATTTGAATTTGAGCTGGTGAAtaaagaggagatggattTGGATAAGATTGATATTAGGGGCGGAGTGACGGCGAAGCCGGCGAATGGGTTGTATGTGAAGGCTAAGGTGGTGCCTGGATACTGA
- a CDS encoding ring finger domain-containing protein codes for MNRDIEENGTHDASGSRLDRDRVINQLQGAAGTANGATTEQRAHTLAEKMTVKSSRSLLQKVEIQELPENERTCVICYNDYGAKTPEGINEEPLRLPKCKHVFGNHCLARWFEDSDSCPYCRDKLELPPKHSERVVNQFFTAMMTARHQLPPGATEEMYLRLMSNLVSAEGLGGSQELAMERRPFHATGDSDSSSYDVAASSAPTTRRTSSYEPGEGSSSASEVSTITWPNNQMTRPHQVRRCPLTMVKARQIPKLSQQIFRWRPQYRTGSDHGEEMDEESARLRAQLWKRLVGS; via the exons ATGAATAGGGATATAGAGGAGAATGGGACACATGATGCCAGTGGCTCTAGATTGGACCGAGACCGAGTAATAAACCAGTTGCAGGGCGCTGCGGGAACTGCCAACGGGGCCACGACTGAGCAGAGAGCTCATACCTTGGCGGAAAAGATGACAGTGAAATCTTCGCGTTCTCTTTTGCAGAAAGTCGAGATTCAAGAATTGCCAGAGAATGAGAGAA CTTGTGTTATTTGCTACAATGACTACGGCGCAAAAACTCCCGAGGGAATTAACGAGGAACCTCTGCGGCTGCCAAAATGCAAACACGTCTTTGGGAACCACTGCCTCGCAAGGTGGTTTGAGGATTCCGATAGCTGTCCATACTGTCGTGACAAGCTAGAGCTGCCGCCCAAGCATTCGGAGCGCGTCGTCAATCAGTTTTTTACGGCTATGATGACTGCTCGTCATCAGCTTCCTCCTGG AGCAACGGAAGAGATGTATCTGAGGCTCATGTCCAACCTTGTATCTGCTGAGGGGCTTGGTGGAAGTCAAGAGCTTGCTATGGAAAGGCGTCCGTTTCATGCCACTGGGGACTCAGATTCATCTTCTTATGACG TGGCTGCCTCGAGCGCCCCAACTACGAGGCGCACATCCTCCTATGAGCCAGGAGAGGGAAGTTCCTCGGCATCGGAGGTATCGACCATCACGTG GCCCAACAACCAGATGACTCGGCCTCATCAAGTTCGACGATGCCCACTGACAATGGTGAAAGCACGGCAGATACCCAAACTCAGCCAACAAATATTTCGGTGGCGCCCGCAGTACAGAACAGGATCCGACCATggtgaggagatggatgaggagTCGGCACGATTGAGAGCGCAATTGTGGAAGCGGCTGGTTGGCTCCTAA